One stretch of Cottoperca gobio chromosome 18, fCotGob3.1, whole genome shotgun sequence DNA includes these proteins:
- the bmp15 gene encoding bone morphogenetic protein 15, with translation MKATSTKYSSLRVCVLSCFIFLLCSTCTGVVAGRKMAHRTLKRSRRSHQSSKHKGAHHRPLTDEQKADQNLQFMLNLYQSAAEPDGRPKQYRKFGSNTVRLLRPSASSVLYLPASRDHHYSFTVQYNLDTHPSEQLVRASFIHLRSSSSPSSTTSPTTQPLEPPRCRAQITSMGRENLVILEPHELWTETDITAHVQQQKRLAEHLTLTAQYWCADPWRAKEDDRLRWLFRHQGVKRWRDEPHLEVPSLLLYLEEQREVKDWMADLLEAGGEDFMRRVGHPSVSRYRRSKDLSSSEAKDASLDVLKNAPTSSSSFPPSPSSSIIADIPNYKRKTSMPKNRCKLHSFRLSFDKLGWGHYFIAPPVYNPRFCQGNCPRVLPYGFHSPNHAIIQTVINDLGIGDVPPLSCVPFKYMPMSVLVVHKKKVEYREMEDMVAESCTCR, from the exons ATGAAGGCGACCAGCACCAAATACAGCTCACTGCGTGTCTGCGTCCTGTCCTGTTTTATCTTCCTGTTGTGTTCCACCTGCACCGGAGTCGTGGCCGGGCGGAAAATGGCGCATCGCACGTTGAAGCGCAGCCGGCGGAGTCATCAGAGCTCAAAGCACAAAGGTGCGCATCACCGGCCGCTGACGGACGAGCAGAAAGCGGACCAGAACCTGCAGTTCATGTTGAATTTGTACCAGAGCGCTGCCGAACCAGACGGCAGACCCAAACAGTACCGGAAGTTCGGCTCCAACACTGTGCGACTGCTGAGACCATCTGCGTCGTCAGTGCTTTACCTGCCAGCGTCAAGAG ATCACCACTACAGcttcacagtacagtacaaccTTGACACTCATCCGTCGGAGCAGCTGGTCAGAGCCTCATTCATCCACCTCCgctcttcatcctctccctcctccacaacCTCTCCCACCACCCAACCCTTGGAGCCGCCCCGCTGTAGGGCTCAGATCACCTCTATGGGCAGAGAGAACCTGGTCATCCTGGAGCCCCATGAGCTTTGGACAGAGACGGACATCACCGCTCACGTCCAGCAGCAAAAGCGCCTGGCGGAACACTTGACCCTCACTGCCCAGTACTGGTGTGCAGATCCTTGGCGTGCCAAAGAGGACGACAGACTCCGGTGGTTGTTTCGTCATCAAGGGGTAAAAAGATGGCGAGATGAACCTCATCTTGAAGTCCCATCTCTTCTTTTATACCTAGAGGAGCAAAGGGAAGTGAAGGACTGGATGGCGGACTTGCTGGAGGCTGGAGGGGAGGACTTCATGAGGCGAGTAGGGCATCCTTCGGTTAGCCGTTACCGCCGCTCAAAAGACCTTTCATCTTCAGAGGCCAAAGACGCGTCGCTGGATGTTCTGAAGAACGCTcctacttcctcctcctcttttccccCCTCGCCCTCTTCCTCCATCATCGCCGACATCCCCAACTACAAACGCAAAACCAGCATGCCCAAGAACCGCTGCAAGCTCCACTCGTTCCGCCTCTCCTTCGACAAGCTCGGCTGGGGTCACTACTTCATCGCTCCGCCGGTGTACAACCCGCGCTTCTGCCAGGGCAACTGTCCGAGGGTGCTCCCCTACGGCTTCCATTCCCCCAACCACGCCATCATCCAGACGGTCATCAACGACCTGGGCATCGGGGACGTGCCCCCTCTGTCCTGCGTGCCTTTTAAGTACATGCCCATGAGCGTGCTGGTGGTGCACAAGAAGAAGGTGGAGTACAGGGAGATGGAGGACATGGTGGCCGAGTCGTGCACATGTCGCTAA
- the leap2 gene encoding liver-expressed antimicrobial peptide 2 — protein sequence MQGKVFFAQRKAAVALCIVLLMLAQQVCAGPLVPQVKSGSDDQKPDSSVRTLRRIARMTPLWRIMNSKPYGAYCQNNYECSTGFCSYGRCRCSATEAVND from the exons ATGCAGGGGAAAGTCTTCTTCGCCCAAAGGAAAGCAGCAGTAGCACTGTGCATTGTGCTGCTAATGCTGGCTCAGCAG GTGTGTGCAGGTCCGTTGGTCCCTCAGGTAAAGTCTGGTTCTGACGACCAGAAGCCGGACTCAAGCGTCCGCACACTGAGGAGGATAGCTCGGATGACCCCGCTATGGAGAATCATGAACAGTAAACCATATGGAGCTTACTGCCAGAACAACTATGAATGCTCCACAGGATTCTGCAG TTACGGACGCTGCCGCTGCTCCGCCACAGAGGCTGTGAACGACTAG